From Anticarsia gemmatalis isolate Benzon Research Colony breed Stoneville strain chromosome 3, ilAntGemm2 primary, whole genome shotgun sequence, one genomic window encodes:
- the LOC142987532 gene encoding annulin-like isoform X2 — protein MCTSSMEYFKNLWHRWFGKRTTHIIIPFQPDVVDAERRGVLNVQGIDFCTDTNGESHHTSKFNLMARPKDKCLVVRRGQSFKLDLLLNRPYDAAKDAVSFIFYVSDVRSRGPSDNTSAAVPLLEKGAESFGAWTATYEGQVDNHLMVAVTPAPDCIVAAWKLDVDTRISDGSSLSYRHALPIYVLFNPWCPKDSVYMPEQSHREEYVLEDGGLMFRGVYNRIKPSPWNYAQYDRDILDCALYLVSEIGKVKGIARSDPIRTSRALSAAVNVQDDNGVLFGNWAPDPKDYGGGTHPLKWVGSMNILQKYYETKKPVKYGQCWVFAGVLTSVCRALGIPCRPVSGFDAAHDTQGSLTIDIIADEEGNILEDYTKDLIWNYHVWNEVWMERPDLGNGYGGWQAIDATPQETSEDVYRCGPASLKAVREGEVQRPYDVSYVFAQVNADKVMWKYSGEIQPLKMMARDSVSIGQFISTKAIGKMEREDITSAYKYPEQSKEERTTMEKALRQSKSIFARYYLNEVFNDVTFNFELLDNIKIGEDFNVVLHIKNRSLLESHHVKGILRVDTVTYRGVVGDAVKKHKFDLKVGPEAKEVVRMKVTFNEYFKKLIDQASFNISCIASIMERQFDYFAQDDFRVRNPDIKISIDGKPVSHQPFTVNLKVENSLPIPLTKAKFYVQGAGLDEQLKIQLDQNVAPGDFATAQFKLTPPWAGRHQISAKFKSEEIHDVDGFLSFLVAMPHETNGGY, from the exons ATGTGTACCTCTAGCATggagtattttaaaaatttatggCATCGTTGGTTTGGGAAACGGAcgacacatattattataccattCCAGCCAg ATGTCGTCGACGCCGAGCGGCGAGGCGTGCTCAACGTGCAGGGAATTGACTTCTGCACCGACACGAACGGCGAGAGCCACCACACGAGCAAGTTCAACCTGATGGCAAGGCCGAAAGACAAGTGCCTGGTAGTGAGACGAGGGCAGTCCTTCAAACTAGACCTATTGCTGAATAGGCCGTACGATGCGGCTAAAGATGCTGTCTCGTTTATCTTCTATGTATCAG ATGTAAGAAGCCGAGGACCTTCCGACAATACCTCAGCCGCTGTGCCTTTATTGGAGAAAGGTGCCGAATCCTTCGGTGCCTGGACCGCCACTTACGAGGGCCAAGTGGACAACCACCTGATGGTGGCTGTGACTCCAGCACCAGACTGTATCGTCGCTGCATGGAAACTGGATGTGGATACTAGGATCAGTGACGGCAGCTCGTTGAGCTACAGACATGCCTTACCTATTTATGTGCTGTTTAACCCATGGTGCCCAAAAGACAGCGTCTATATGCCAG AGCAAAGTCATCGCGAGGAATACGTGTTGGAGGATGGAGGTCTTATGTTTAGAGGAGTGTACAATCGAATCAAACCTTCTCCATGGAACTATGCGCAGTATGACAGAGATATTCTAGACTGTGCGCTGTACTTAGTGAGTGAAATAGGCAAG GTAAAAGGCATTGCCAGGAGTGATCCCATTCGGACATCACGAGCGTTGTCTGCAGCAGTAAACGTTCAGGACGACAATGGTGTGCTGTTTGGAAACTGGGCACCGGACCCAAAGGACTACGGCGGTGGCACTCATCCACTCAAGTGGGTCGGCTCCATGAACATCCTTCAGAAATATTACGAGACGAAGAAGCCAGTTAAATACGGACAGTGTTGGGTCTTCGCTGGAGTTCTAACTTcag tatGCCGAGCTCTCGGTATTCCTTGCCGACCTGTGTCAGGGTTTGATGCCGCCCACGACACCCAAGGCAGCCTTACCATCGACATCATCGCTGACGAAGAGGGCAACATTCTCGAAGACTACACTAAAGACTTAATTTGGAACTACCACGTTTGGAATGAG GTCTGGATGGAGCGTCCCGACCTTGGCAACGGTTACGGTGGCTGGCAGGCTATAGACGCAACACCGCAAGAGACCTCTGAGGACGTGTACCGATGTGGCCCAGCCTCACTGAAAGCTGTCCGCGAGGGAGAAGTGCAGAGACCCTACGATGTGTCCTATGTTTTCGCCCAAGTCAATGCAGATAAG GTGATGTGGAAATATTCTGGTGAAATTCAACCCCTTAAGATGATGGCGCGTGACTCAGTTTCAATTGGACAGTTTATTTCAACTAAAGCAATTGGCAAAATGGAAAGAGAG GATATTACGAGCGCATACAAGTACCCGGAACAATCTAAAGAAGAGCGTACGACCATGGAGAAGGCTCTGAGACAATCTAAAAGCATATTCGCACGATATTATTTAAACGAAGTCTTCAACGATGTTACTTTCAACTTCGAACTGCtcgataatattaaaattggagAAGATTTTAATGTG GTTCTCCACATCAAAAACCGTTCCCTGTTGGAATCCCACCACGTGAAGGGTATCTTGCGTGTGGACACCGTGACGTACCGAGGAGTGGTAGGAGACGCGGTCAAGAAACACAAGTTCGATCTGAAGGTCGGTCCCGAAGCCAAGGAAGTTGTACGAATGAAAGTCACATTCAATGAATACTTTAAGAAGCTGATTGACCAG GCTTCATTCAACATTTCCTGTATAGCGTCGATCATGGAGCGTCAGTTCGATTACTTCGCGCAAGATGACTTCAGAGTCAGAAATCCCGACATCAAGATCAGTATTGATGGCAAACCTGTTTCCCACCAACCGTTTACTGTCAATTTGAAAGTAGAAAATTCTTTGCCCATCCCACTCACTAAGGCCAAGTTCTACGTTCAAGGTGCTGGACTTGACGAGCAGCTTAAGATTCAATTAGACCAG AATGTTGCCCCAGGTGACTTCGCGACAGCTCAGTTCAAGCTGACGCCACCGTGGGCCGGTAGACACCAGATTTCAGCGAAGTTCAAGTCTGAAGAAATCCACGACGTTGACGGGTTCCTATCATTCTTGGTTGCTATGCCTCATGAAACCAATGGTGGCTATTAA
- the LOC142987532 gene encoding annulin-like isoform X3: MFAGYWTWGGDVVDAERRGVLNVQGIDFCTDTNGESHHTSKFNLMARPKDKCLVVRRGQSFKLDLLLNRPYDAAKDAVSFIFYVSDVRSRGPSDNTSAAVPLLEKGAESFGAWTATYEGQVDNHLMVAVTPAPDCIVAAWKLDVDTRISDGSSLSYRHALPIYVLFNPWCPKDSVYMPEQSHREEYVLEDGGLMFRGVYNRIKPSPWNYAQYDRDILDCALYLVSEIGKVKGIARSDPIRTSRALSAAVNVQDDNGVLFGNWAPDPKDYGGGTHPLKWVGSMNILQKYYETKKPVKYGQCWVFAGVLTSVCRALGIPCRPVSGFDAAHDTQGSLTIDIIADEEGNILEDYTKDLIWNYHVWNEVWMERPDLGNGYGGWQAIDATPQETSEDVYRCGPASLKAVREGEVQRPYDVSYVFAQVNADKVMWKYSGEIQPLKMMARDSVSIGQFISTKAIGKMEREDITSAYKYPEQSKEERTTMEKALRQSKSIFARYYLNEVFNDVTFNFELLDNIKIGEDFNVVLHIKNRSLLESHHVKGILRVDTVTYRGVVGDAVKKHKFDLKVGPEAKEVVRMKVTFNEYFKKLIDQASFNISCIASIMERQFDYFAQDDFRVRNPDIKISIDGKPVSHQPFTVNLKVENSLPIPLTKAKFYVQGAGLDEQLKIQLDQNVAPGDFATAQFKLTPPWAGRHQISAKFKSEEIHDVDGFLSFLVAMPHETNGGY; encoded by the exons ATGTTTGCAGGATACTGGACCTGGGGAGGAG ATGTCGTCGACGCCGAGCGGCGAGGCGTGCTCAACGTGCAGGGAATTGACTTCTGCACCGACACGAACGGCGAGAGCCACCACACGAGCAAGTTCAACCTGATGGCAAGGCCGAAAGACAAGTGCCTGGTAGTGAGACGAGGGCAGTCCTTCAAACTAGACCTATTGCTGAATAGGCCGTACGATGCGGCTAAAGATGCTGTCTCGTTTATCTTCTATGTATCAG ATGTAAGAAGCCGAGGACCTTCCGACAATACCTCAGCCGCTGTGCCTTTATTGGAGAAAGGTGCCGAATCCTTCGGTGCCTGGACCGCCACTTACGAGGGCCAAGTGGACAACCACCTGATGGTGGCTGTGACTCCAGCACCAGACTGTATCGTCGCTGCATGGAAACTGGATGTGGATACTAGGATCAGTGACGGCAGCTCGTTGAGCTACAGACATGCCTTACCTATTTATGTGCTGTTTAACCCATGGTGCCCAAAAGACAGCGTCTATATGCCAG AGCAAAGTCATCGCGAGGAATACGTGTTGGAGGATGGAGGTCTTATGTTTAGAGGAGTGTACAATCGAATCAAACCTTCTCCATGGAACTATGCGCAGTATGACAGAGATATTCTAGACTGTGCGCTGTACTTAGTGAGTGAAATAGGCAAG GTAAAAGGCATTGCCAGGAGTGATCCCATTCGGACATCACGAGCGTTGTCTGCAGCAGTAAACGTTCAGGACGACAATGGTGTGCTGTTTGGAAACTGGGCACCGGACCCAAAGGACTACGGCGGTGGCACTCATCCACTCAAGTGGGTCGGCTCCATGAACATCCTTCAGAAATATTACGAGACGAAGAAGCCAGTTAAATACGGACAGTGTTGGGTCTTCGCTGGAGTTCTAACTTcag tatGCCGAGCTCTCGGTATTCCTTGCCGACCTGTGTCAGGGTTTGATGCCGCCCACGACACCCAAGGCAGCCTTACCATCGACATCATCGCTGACGAAGAGGGCAACATTCTCGAAGACTACACTAAAGACTTAATTTGGAACTACCACGTTTGGAATGAG GTCTGGATGGAGCGTCCCGACCTTGGCAACGGTTACGGTGGCTGGCAGGCTATAGACGCAACACCGCAAGAGACCTCTGAGGACGTGTACCGATGTGGCCCAGCCTCACTGAAAGCTGTCCGCGAGGGAGAAGTGCAGAGACCCTACGATGTGTCCTATGTTTTCGCCCAAGTCAATGCAGATAAG GTGATGTGGAAATATTCTGGTGAAATTCAACCCCTTAAGATGATGGCGCGTGACTCAGTTTCAATTGGACAGTTTATTTCAACTAAAGCAATTGGCAAAATGGAAAGAGAG GATATTACGAGCGCATACAAGTACCCGGAACAATCTAAAGAAGAGCGTACGACCATGGAGAAGGCTCTGAGACAATCTAAAAGCATATTCGCACGATATTATTTAAACGAAGTCTTCAACGATGTTACTTTCAACTTCGAACTGCtcgataatattaaaattggagAAGATTTTAATGTG GTTCTCCACATCAAAAACCGTTCCCTGTTGGAATCCCACCACGTGAAGGGTATCTTGCGTGTGGACACCGTGACGTACCGAGGAGTGGTAGGAGACGCGGTCAAGAAACACAAGTTCGATCTGAAGGTCGGTCCCGAAGCCAAGGAAGTTGTACGAATGAAAGTCACATTCAATGAATACTTTAAGAAGCTGATTGACCAG GCTTCATTCAACATTTCCTGTATAGCGTCGATCATGGAGCGTCAGTTCGATTACTTCGCGCAAGATGACTTCAGAGTCAGAAATCCCGACATCAAGATCAGTATTGATGGCAAACCTGTTTCCCACCAACCGTTTACTGTCAATTTGAAAGTAGAAAATTCTTTGCCCATCCCACTCACTAAGGCCAAGTTCTACGTTCAAGGTGCTGGACTTGACGAGCAGCTTAAGATTCAATTAGACCAG AATGTTGCCCCAGGTGACTTCGCGACAGCTCAGTTCAAGCTGACGCCACCGTGGGCCGGTAGACACCAGATTTCAGCGAAGTTCAAGTCTGAAGAAATCCACGACGTTGACGGGTTCCTATCATTCTTGGTTGCTATGCCTCATGAAACCAATGGTGGCTATTAA
- the tilB gene encoding touch insensitive larva B: protein MVRITVDMVRKKAEHHECLLAPLEEIALHQENIEKIEYLQDWCPKLKILLMQSNLIAKIENLHKLKHLVYLNLALNNIERIENLERCESLEKLDLTLNFIGEIVSLENLVNNYRLQKLYLTGNPCSDYENYREFVIGTLPQLAYLDGTDIERSDRIKALQNLPVIRSDILFEQQTYKGQRMKQKTRLEREIREKWENEYKDMDPDERNKKFWQEKCEHSPEVRYEIEKMRQLKLKSYETVDKKVEEKRVYKFFAPDGRPFNINQAKINFLFNDTDPEKYVLDLAVYKYLDTNLVDVDVQPNYVRVTVRDKIFQLHLPEEVDISNSTALRSQITGHLVVTMPKFNAVIKKPVSSTNKDTVKNAQLYTDHKVEDCSGRTGQSTREYLEIGPADDVLDFSKMTLPKSKPSYIEPRIKLGEKAPSPGFVDNPEVPELI from the coding sequence atggtgcGTATAACAGTGGATATGGTGCGTAAAAAGGCTGAACATCATGAGTGTTTGCTAGCGCCGCTGGAGGAGATCGCGCTCCATCaagaaaacattgaaaaaataGAATACTTACAAGACTGGTGTCCGAAGCTGAAGATTCTTCTTATGCAAAGTAACCTCATAGCCAAAATTGAAAAtctacataaattaaaacacCTTGTTTATCTAAACTTGGCATTGAACAATATAGAAAGGATTGAAAATTTAGAACGATGTGAATCATTAGAAAAATTAGACCTTACGCTCAATTTTATTGGAGAAATAGTAAGCTTGGAAAATTTGGTAAACAACTACAGATTgcaaaaattgtatttgactGGAAATCCTTGTTCAGATTATGAAAACTACAGAGAGTTCGTGATTGGAACTTTACCACAGCTTGCTTATCTTGATGGCACTGATATTGAAAGATCTGATCGAATCAAAGCACTTCAGAACTTACCCGTGATAAGATCTGATATATTATTTGAACAGCAAACCTATAAGGGCCAGAGAATGAAGCAAAAAACTCGATTGGAAAGAGAAATACGCGAAAAGTGGGAAAATGAATACAAAGATATGGATCCTGATGAACGGAATAAGAAATTTTGGCAAGAAAAATGCGAACATTCGCCTGAAGTTCGTTATGAAATTGAGAAAATGCGACAACTTAAACTAAAAAGCTATGAAACTGTTGACAAGAAGGTTGAGGAGAAGCGTGTGTACAAGTTCTTTGCTCCAGATGGGAGaccttttaatataaatcaagccaaaataaactttctttttaATGATACTGATccagaaaaatatgtattagatttggcagtatataagtatttggACACAAATCTTGTGGATGTGGATGTGCAGCCTAACTACGTACGAGTTACTGTTAGAGACAAGATATTCCAGCTCCATCTACCGGAAGAGGTTGATATTAGCAACTCTACTGCCCTACGATCGCAGATCACGGGACATCTAGTGGTTACGATGCCAAAGTTTAATGCTGTTATTAAAAAGCCCGTCAGCTCTACAAACAAGGATACTGTGAAAAATGCACAGTTGTATACTGACCACAAAGTAGAGGATTGCAGCGGCCGCACAGGACAAAGTACGAGGGAATATCTAGAAATAGGACCAGCTGACGATGTATTAGATTTTTCCAAAATGACTCTACCAAAATCCAAGCCTAGTTACATTGAGCCAAGAATTAAACTTGGTGAAAAGGCACCTTCCCCGGGTTTTGTGGACAACCCTGAAGTGCCTGAACTTATATAA
- the LOC142987532 gene encoding annulin-like isoform X1, which yields MGAVKSKLAHCCPPQCLCGAIKTDSYDLKELPRPPVSGSDEDVVDAERRGVLNVQGIDFCTDTNGESHHTSKFNLMARPKDKCLVVRRGQSFKLDLLLNRPYDAAKDAVSFIFYVSDVRSRGPSDNTSAAVPLLEKGAESFGAWTATYEGQVDNHLMVAVTPAPDCIVAAWKLDVDTRISDGSSLSYRHALPIYVLFNPWCPKDSVYMPEQSHREEYVLEDGGLMFRGVYNRIKPSPWNYAQYDRDILDCALYLVSEIGKVKGIARSDPIRTSRALSAAVNVQDDNGVLFGNWAPDPKDYGGGTHPLKWVGSMNILQKYYETKKPVKYGQCWVFAGVLTSVCRALGIPCRPVSGFDAAHDTQGSLTIDIIADEEGNILEDYTKDLIWNYHVWNEVWMERPDLGNGYGGWQAIDATPQETSEDVYRCGPASLKAVREGEVQRPYDVSYVFAQVNADKVMWKYSGEIQPLKMMARDSVSIGQFISTKAIGKMEREDITSAYKYPEQSKEERTTMEKALRQSKSIFARYYLNEVFNDVTFNFELLDNIKIGEDFNVVLHIKNRSLLESHHVKGILRVDTVTYRGVVGDAVKKHKFDLKVGPEAKEVVRMKVTFNEYFKKLIDQASFNISCIASIMERQFDYFAQDDFRVRNPDIKISIDGKPVSHQPFTVNLKVENSLPIPLTKAKFYVQGAGLDEQLKIQLDQNVAPGDFATAQFKLTPPWAGRHQISAKFKSEEIHDVDGFLSFLVAMPHETNGGY from the exons ATGGGTGCTGTGAAGAGTAAGCTGGCACATTGTTGCCCTCCTCAGTGTCTTTGTGGAGCCATCAAAACAGATTCCTACGATCTCAAAGAGCTTCCCCGACCTCCGGTATCTGGCTCCGATGAGG ATGTCGTCGACGCCGAGCGGCGAGGCGTGCTCAACGTGCAGGGAATTGACTTCTGCACCGACACGAACGGCGAGAGCCACCACACGAGCAAGTTCAACCTGATGGCAAGGCCGAAAGACAAGTGCCTGGTAGTGAGACGAGGGCAGTCCTTCAAACTAGACCTATTGCTGAATAGGCCGTACGATGCGGCTAAAGATGCTGTCTCGTTTATCTTCTATGTATCAG ATGTAAGAAGCCGAGGACCTTCCGACAATACCTCAGCCGCTGTGCCTTTATTGGAGAAAGGTGCCGAATCCTTCGGTGCCTGGACCGCCACTTACGAGGGCCAAGTGGACAACCACCTGATGGTGGCTGTGACTCCAGCACCAGACTGTATCGTCGCTGCATGGAAACTGGATGTGGATACTAGGATCAGTGACGGCAGCTCGTTGAGCTACAGACATGCCTTACCTATTTATGTGCTGTTTAACCCATGGTGCCCAAAAGACAGCGTCTATATGCCAG AGCAAAGTCATCGCGAGGAATACGTGTTGGAGGATGGAGGTCTTATGTTTAGAGGAGTGTACAATCGAATCAAACCTTCTCCATGGAACTATGCGCAGTATGACAGAGATATTCTAGACTGTGCGCTGTACTTAGTGAGTGAAATAGGCAAG GTAAAAGGCATTGCCAGGAGTGATCCCATTCGGACATCACGAGCGTTGTCTGCAGCAGTAAACGTTCAGGACGACAATGGTGTGCTGTTTGGAAACTGGGCACCGGACCCAAAGGACTACGGCGGTGGCACTCATCCACTCAAGTGGGTCGGCTCCATGAACATCCTTCAGAAATATTACGAGACGAAGAAGCCAGTTAAATACGGACAGTGTTGGGTCTTCGCTGGAGTTCTAACTTcag tatGCCGAGCTCTCGGTATTCCTTGCCGACCTGTGTCAGGGTTTGATGCCGCCCACGACACCCAAGGCAGCCTTACCATCGACATCATCGCTGACGAAGAGGGCAACATTCTCGAAGACTACACTAAAGACTTAATTTGGAACTACCACGTTTGGAATGAG GTCTGGATGGAGCGTCCCGACCTTGGCAACGGTTACGGTGGCTGGCAGGCTATAGACGCAACACCGCAAGAGACCTCTGAGGACGTGTACCGATGTGGCCCAGCCTCACTGAAAGCTGTCCGCGAGGGAGAAGTGCAGAGACCCTACGATGTGTCCTATGTTTTCGCCCAAGTCAATGCAGATAAG GTGATGTGGAAATATTCTGGTGAAATTCAACCCCTTAAGATGATGGCGCGTGACTCAGTTTCAATTGGACAGTTTATTTCAACTAAAGCAATTGGCAAAATGGAAAGAGAG GATATTACGAGCGCATACAAGTACCCGGAACAATCTAAAGAAGAGCGTACGACCATGGAGAAGGCTCTGAGACAATCTAAAAGCATATTCGCACGATATTATTTAAACGAAGTCTTCAACGATGTTACTTTCAACTTCGAACTGCtcgataatattaaaattggagAAGATTTTAATGTG GTTCTCCACATCAAAAACCGTTCCCTGTTGGAATCCCACCACGTGAAGGGTATCTTGCGTGTGGACACCGTGACGTACCGAGGAGTGGTAGGAGACGCGGTCAAGAAACACAAGTTCGATCTGAAGGTCGGTCCCGAAGCCAAGGAAGTTGTACGAATGAAAGTCACATTCAATGAATACTTTAAGAAGCTGATTGACCAG GCTTCATTCAACATTTCCTGTATAGCGTCGATCATGGAGCGTCAGTTCGATTACTTCGCGCAAGATGACTTCAGAGTCAGAAATCCCGACATCAAGATCAGTATTGATGGCAAACCTGTTTCCCACCAACCGTTTACTGTCAATTTGAAAGTAGAAAATTCTTTGCCCATCCCACTCACTAAGGCCAAGTTCTACGTTCAAGGTGCTGGACTTGACGAGCAGCTTAAGATTCAATTAGACCAG AATGTTGCCCCAGGTGACTTCGCGACAGCTCAGTTCAAGCTGACGCCACCGTGGGCCGGTAGACACCAGATTTCAGCGAAGTTCAAGTCTGAAGAAATCCACGACGTTGACGGGTTCCTATCATTCTTGGTTGCTATGCCTCATGAAACCAATGGTGGCTATTAA